The Prionailurus bengalensis isolate Pbe53 chromosome D3, Fcat_Pben_1.1_paternal_pri, whole genome shotgun sequence DNA window TTACCTTTGGGGCTGTtgggttttcttcttcatttatggGAACCATTCATGTATTAAAGAAGTGATCACTTTTACCTGTGGTTTGAGTCATGAGCTCTTCCCTCCACCTACTTACCCCTGCCAACTTGCTGGTGACCTCGGTGTATGTTTCTAGGTGAATTAATTAATGTTTTGGTTTCATGAGTTCTACATTTTGCGTCATAATACAAAGacttttccctttccttgatTATAATTAtctacttaaaaaatgtaaataaccaTCTGGAATTTGTTTTAGTATAATATAAGAGGTTAAGAATCAATGACATTGAGTGCTTGCTGTCAACCAAAAATTGTGCTATCTTTCTATGATAAGGAATGGCAGTTGAAACATGGCTGCCCAATTTAACGACTGcattttctagttcctttgaCCTACATGTGTAGACATGTAGTCTGTAATCAACTACAGAATATAAGTGGAGGTGATGTATGTCACTTACAGGTCAAGACCTGTAAGAGGCTCTCTGTTCCATCTGCCATCTAGACACACAACAGAGGAGTCTATTTAAATTGTGACACCATATGTTGGCAGGAATCTGGGTCCCTGAACCACCATGATTAGGATAGCTACTCACTGATGAGGAACATCCACTGTGACTGGTACATGAGTGACAAATATACTTCCACTGGGATAAGCCACTAAAGTGTTGGAACCTATTATTAAAGTGGCTAGTATGGCTTTACAATAAGGCACCCAATGAAGAGATAGCTGACCCTGACCGCTCATGTCTTAGTGCACTTCGTTGTATTCAGTGAGTACTCTGCCAACTTCCAGTGAAAGGGAAGTGTTAGTTACACAGCATTTGTAAAGGCTCTGGAAGGGAGGTAGTTTAACTTTCAGAGTTAACCACATGTTAAAGTGAGAATTCTATTTATTGCTCCTGGGTCATCCACATCACTAGACCATACATGGCAGAATCTGAAAGCAAAAAGCAGAGGTGTATCAAACCAATCCAGGCTTATTTTAATTCAACTGTTAGTGttaatacttcatttaaaataagacaTCCAAATTTAAATTAGGTGGCATACCAAGACAACAGTGGAAAACCAGTTTTTGGCTGCTGGAGATAGAGTTAACAATCACACAGGCAAATTAATAATGACCTATACTCAGCAAAATAGGCTTCATTTGTAAATGTGAATGGATAACCAAATATTACATCTGAGGAATACATGCAGAAGGAACAAGATGAGCTGATAAAATATGTACAGTAAACGAACGACAAATATTTGGTGATGAAGCTGaggttgaatttaaaaatattcaagcaCGACAGTATGTACTTTTTCCTCTCAGCTGTCCACCATCAGCCAGATGTTACAAATGTCTGACTCTTTGAAAAACTACTTTGAAAATCAATCTAGCGCCCTACAACGGTGTTGAACTAGTTTGTGAGTCCACCATTTGTTCTTGTTGCAATTTGTTCAAAATTCGTTGTGAATCTTTAATTAAATGTTCAATGACGGGAACACCAAAGAAAGTTTTGAAGCCTTTACAAACTGGAATTATTGGAAACGAAGTGTGTGAATAGGAAGCCATTGAATTTATCACTACAAaagtaaggaaggaaaggaacaaaTCAAACAAGGAGAGCTCAGACAGTGTACCTGATTTAATTTTGCAATTTTATAATTGTGCTTTGTAATTTcttaatttgggaaaataattttttgatgatcttcaattttggagaaaaatttaCATTCTGTAATGAATGGAATTAAATGGAAAAGACTTATTATTTTGCAACATCTCCAACTGGTTTGCCAAACATTCAAGATAGTCAGAAATAGAGACATCTTATTTGATGAATGTTTTGTAATAAAACATTTGTCAAAGAATGACAatctcaatgaaataaaaaaggacagTAACGATGAACATATATTGACTGAAATATTCCAATATTTCCATACACAAAGGCATAATCAACCTTCACATAGCAGAATTTTTCTTAACTTACCAGGAATCTCACTATATGTAGAAAGACTATTTTTTCAATACAATATGGGCTACAGAGAAAAGTCTATTGAAGGTGTCAACAAATCTGTTAGTGATGAAATGCAAACTTGAAGAACATTACATTATTATGTACCaactaaaaataacaagaatgtaTTTGTAAttagagtcccagaaggagaagggacAGACAATGCAACGgagaaacatttgaagaaataaaggctaaattatttccaaatatgatgGAAAACATCAAGCTACAGGTCTTAAAAGCTCAAGATACCCAAGAAGGTTGAATAGGAAAAACACTACACACAACCACATCATAGTAAAATTgctgaaaaacaacaataaaggaaaaatattaaaaacagctaGTGAAAAAAGACATATTCCATATGAACAATGTAACAATGGGAGCTGAATTCTAATCAAGAAGACAAtacaatgacatttttaaagtccTGAGGAAACCCTGAAATTCTATATCCAgttaaagaattctttaaaaaaaaacaaaaaaacaaacaaaaaaaagaaaactaggggcgcctgggtggcgcagtcggttaagcatccgacttcagccaggtcacgatctcgcggtccgggagttcgagccccgcgtcaggctctgggctgatgatggctcagagcctggagcctgtttccgattctgtgtctccctctctctctgcccctcccccgttcatgctctgtctctctctgtcccaaaaataaataaacgttgaaaaaaaaaaaaaaaaaactaaagagaaagcaaaggcaTTGTTTGTTCCatgaccaaagaagaaatcacaagagaaatggaaacttatcttgaaaagaaatgttgaaaaacacCTATCCTATAAAAATTTGTGCATACAGTTAAAATGGTAGTTACAAAGAAATTTAtagtattaaatgttttcttaaaaaagatttcaaatcagTGATTTAACTTACTACCTTTAAGAGctggaaaattaagagaaaattaaacttAAAGTAGAAAACAAGGAGGaacatggggctcctggctggctcagttggtagagcatgcaacttttgatcttggggtcaagaATTCAAGTGCAGCATAGGGCaaggagcttactttaaaaaaaaaataaataaggaaaccagaggagaacaaaaagaagaagcCAGTGAAGTAGTAGCAAACAGAAAGATAATAGAGGAAATCAATAAAGCCAAAAGATGGTTCttggaaaaatttaataaaattgagaatCCCTCTATCAAGAAACAGAAGGTGGGAGGtaccctgggtggcttagttggttgagcatcctgattttggctcaggtcatgatcctggggtcgtgggatggagccctactTTGGGTTCCATGTTGAATGcggagtgtagagcctgcttgggattctctctctctttccctcttcccctctcccctgctctctctctctctctctctcaaaaataatttaaaaaaaaagaaatagaagggatATAGTACAAATTAGCAGTATCAAGATTTACAcaggaggggcgtctgggtggcgcagtcggttaagcgtccgacttcagccaggccacgatctcgcggtccctgagctcgagccccacctcgggctctgggctgatggcttagagcctggagcctgtttccaattctgtgtctccctctctctctgcccctcccccgttcatgctctgtctctctctgtcccaaaaataaataaacgttgaaaaaaaaataaaataaattaaaaaatatataaaaaaaaagagttacacaGGGGACATCACTAGagacattaaaatgataataagaaaataatcactTGGCCACTTAATAAAAAGTGGTCTTAATTAAAACATACCaaaactgattcaagaagaaaacatCTGAATGCCcttatatttgttaaagaaagtaaattttattttatttatttattaaaaattttttaatgttttatttatttttgagagagagaaaaagagagagacagagtgtgagtgggggatgggcagggagagagggagacacagaatctgaagcaggctttaggctcctagctgtcaacacagagtcccacatggggctcgaactcacaaaccatgagatcatgacctgagccgaagtcagacccttaaccgactgagccacccagccacccccaaaaaagtaaattttaaataagaaactttTCTAGGAAAACTCTGTgcccagatgatttcactggtgaattctaccaaacatttaagtaagAAATTGTATCAACCATATGtcatatatttcagaaaatagaagaggaatatTTTCTAGCTCATTTCCTGAAGGCAGCAtaaccctgatatcaaaacctgaggaagacattacaagaaaagggaattgtagaccaatatccctcatgaccATAGGAACAAATGTCATTGACAACATATGAACACCACAAAGACAGcaacatatgaaaataataatatgccATGACCAAATGTAAGTCATcttaggaatgcaaaatggtgtaatattaaaaagtcattcaACATAAATTGCCACCTTcacagattaaaattaaaaaatgacatgatAATCTTCACAGATGgacaaaaattatttgacaaaattcaatacccgtTCATGGTAAAACTTCTCAGCAAACTAGGTCTAGAGAGGACCTTCCTCAAACTGATAGAAATAACTATGAAATATCTCCAGGTAAtcatcatatttaatgatgaaatgtTGAACATTTCCTGTAGAGTTGGGAACAAGGCAGTGAGATGTGGCCTTTAGAATGTTTTCCCACCTTTTACTGGATGTTTTCCCACCTTTTACTTGGCAGTAAGCCAAGTAAGAGAGAAAGATtatattggaagaaataaaatggcctTTCTGTGACCTTTACATAATTGCACAGATAAAAACTACTACAGAAACTACAAAGATCCACACAAACTAATGAACCTAACGAGGTTACACATATAAGGTACAAAAATACATTACATACAAAACtccattgtatttttatgtagtagtaaaagcaaaatggaaaaggaatttatttacaatgccataaagataaaaatatttggaagtaaATCTACCTAAATCTGTAAGATAttcctgagagaaattaaagaagacataactAAATGCAGAGATAAACCATGTTCACAGATTAGAATATTGCTAATGGCTAAGATACCtgttttccccaaattgatctgtagattcaCCATAACCCAATCATGAACCCAGAAGGCTTTCTGGTAAATTGACAAGTGATTCTAAAATGAGTATCTAAATGGGAagaacctagaatagccaaatcaatttggaaaagaaaaatgctggaTAAATTATATAACCTGACTTCAAGAATTAATATAAAACTTCAGTAACCAAGGCACTGTGGCATTGGCTTTAGAACAGAGAAACAGATCAATGCACAGAAACAGAGCCACACACACATTGTCAATTGATTCTTTGACAGAGGTCCCAAATTAATCCTGTGCTGAAAATGTAGTCTTTTTACTaatgatgctgggacaactggatggATAATTATTATGGGAACATAATGAATTTTATCCACACTTCTCAACAAATATAGATCTTTAAACTATTAGCcttgagaagaaaacatggatggatttttttGTGATCTTAGAATAGGCAAAGGCTTCTTAGGGAGGACACAGAAAAcactagccaaaaaaaaaagataaatttgatttcaaaacttcAAAAACTTCAGTTTGTCAAAATACACCATTAAGAAAAGGCATacaaagccccacactgggaggaTTAATAATAAGTTGTACTTTTACATAATAATGATATAGGAAGTATAATGaatttaatattccatttatattataatatataaaatacttgaaTTCCAGGCATAAACTTCTAAcaatgaaacaaaaggaaaaaataagagagttaTACCTTATGCTTGATTGTATAgactataataaaaatgataacacttCCTAATTTagtgaagatattttatttatttattttttaatgtttattcatttttgagagagagacacacacacagcagagacagagcatgagcaggggaggggcagagagcgagggagacacagaatctgaaacagtctccaggctctgagctgtcagcacagagcccgacgcagggcttgaactcatggaccgtgacatcatgacctgagccaaagtcagatgcttaatcgaatgagccacccaggcgcccctagtaaagatattttaatgtaaGACTAATTTTTCTCAGGatattttaagtaacatttttatttatttatttttatttttttcaatatatggagtttattgtcaaattggtttccatacaacacccagtgctcatcccaaaaggtgccctcctcaatacccatcacccaccctccctcccaccccccatcaaccctcagttttaagtaacatttttaaataggatttcCAAGACAAGGAAACatgcctttgtttttggtttattgACTATTTCAAATAGTGTGTTTTTACCAGATTGGATTGTGGCAAGCAGGAATTCTATAATTGGTCTTTGATTTGTTAGTGGATATTCAAACAAACCTTcaaaaaaaggttaagaatactggaataaaaattagGCCATGAGCAGCCCCAAATACCATAACAAGaaacataatcttaaaaaatgtCCTGAAGATGTATGCTTTAGCTGCAGATAAAACACCCACCCCTATTACTGTTGAAACTGCACTTTGTAACTCTGGGTAGCCTAGCAGATACAATGCCTCAATTATTTTTTGGTTTACTGAGGGCttagaactggaaaaaaatgcataagAAATGTGTGCAGAAAAATCGAAAGAAAACCCTatacaaatgacaagattaaTCATGGATATGGAATCAAGATTGACATTCCAGAATGCCATGAACCCTGTTACTCCCACAATCACAGAAGCAATAGCAAAAGTTACCCACAAGGAACACAGTGGATGAGGAATgaacaataaggaaacaatgaacatAGCTGAGGATGCAACAATGACATTTCGAACAGTGTTTTCTAATATTGCGGCAAACTGATCAAAATATATGAATGCCGGGTTGTACACCATTAGGGGAATTTCACACTTTTCGGTTACGCTTCGTTACTGGAATAACATCATCTTCTTATTGGTTGAAGAAGAAACGCCAATGGTCTGAATGAAGCCCCGGGAAGCAATGATTTCATGTGAAGATGAAATATTAATATCATAcataaaaagtggaaaatttgttaaaaaactGGGCAAACTGTTTATAAAAGTATTCTTATCATTTACATCTTGCCCGCTATTTTCCATATATTGCACATACTCTCTTAACCAAAACTCTGTAACATTTTTATCTACATATTTACTGTTTTCCAAATCTGCCagacatttttccagtttttgcctAGCATCTTTATCCCAGTAGTCAAGAGTTTCAGTAACAATAACCATAACCCTGGGGCCATAATCCGAAAAATAGTCTTcttctacattaaaaaatggtGTGATGTAGGAATCGTCACTTGCCAAATTTCGAAAGTCTAACCCTTCCTGCACTTGGAAACACCCATATATACTACTAATGATGTACAAAATGTATAGAAGCACTACAAAAAACTTGGACTCAGTGCTTGTGAGAAAAGGGCCTAAATAGTCTCTGAAGAACAAATTCATTGGATGGACATCAGTTTCTTGTTCATCTGGGAGAGAATCACATGGGACACAGCAggactttttaaatgaagaacaCTTTTGGTCAGGAGTTTCTGGCTTTTTCAACCAACGTAGACAGACTACTTCTCTTTTACCATCCAGGGCCATAAATGCTCCAAAACAGGtgatgttataaaaataacaaaagagcaGGGTTGTTCCTGTATAAATGCAAAAGTATTGTACGGACCTGAAAGAGGTCATAATCCCTGTATAGAAGGCCAGGACGTTGGTGATAGTGGTGATTGTAATGGACACTGCCACTTTGGAATAGACACTGGACAGCCGCTGTTTGATGTTATCCATGAGGCTGGTCTTCTGCCAGGCAGAAATCATTATAAACATGTCATCAACCCCAACAcctgttaaaaaaacaaagaaacaatttgCATACATATTAATAtctatgaaaaattaaacacataaacTCGaaccatcttctttttccatctcttagATCTTATTTATCTTGCCTGATCTGTGCTTTGATACTACTActttctctgtcactttctctGGTTGCTTCTGAATCCACAACAGAATCCACCCCTCCCTCTGTAATAACTCTGTGCTTTATTCATACTCTTATTATTTGTACATAGCACAGGATACTCTACTCCTACTCTTCATTTAGGGTGTTGTAATGATGAGTCAGGAAACGTGTTGTAGGTGTTAGTCGAAGCAGGATTAGCATTGTATCTTTGATTCTACTGGATGACTTGAAAGACCATTTTCTCTCATAAACCATCTTAATGAATGCACAAACACACGAAGCCAACATTCTGTTGCTTAAAATATAAACTGGACTTATCTATTCTACAGTTAGCATCTAACCAGCAATGTTTGCACCTCTCAAGATTTCTACTAGAGTTGACACTACTTTCACTCATGTATACCTTTGTTCCCATGTATATTGATGCaaactcaataaaataaataaggaaataacctGTAATAAAATGCTGATCTAATTTCAATTTGGGGGGATCTTGTGCATGGATTACATGGGAGGGTACTGGGAATTGCAACTTTGCCTCTGATGTTTTACAGGTATGATCAAGAAGATAGAAGACTCTGTATTGACACAAGTCTAAACATTCTGTCATAAACTGCATCCTGACATCCCATGGCTTACCAGCTTTGAGGATTTCACTTGGGCTCAGCAGCACAAAAGGGAAGAATCAGAAGTACTAGGGACCAAGAATGAACTCCTGATATGTATTAGGTATTGAAAAACTAGTTTTATGGTTTATAGAAACTTATTCAGAAATTTTCCTTG harbors:
- the LOC122471006 gene encoding LOW QUALITY PROTEIN: patched domain-containing protein 3-like (The sequence of the model RefSeq protein was modified relative to this genomic sequence to represent the inferred CDS: substituted 3 bases at 3 genomic stop codons), with the translated sequence MAGPGSEPLPASKHKSEQFFGGRQEPEMTWASGQLPEPAGAPHSHPVSVRGDSSLPASPSENQVSERPRCHTSCLEGPLSCLFRRLGCEVGAHPXIFLLVPMVLTAALGTGLIYLPKDVKENLEEQYTPIGSPAKVERRFVQERFTANDSHRFSISRKSTEVNFACILAVSNTTSLLEPAILSEVSKVDDVIQDLYAMGENGTQIHYNQVCAKHQGLCVPSNPLLYAWQMNRDLDLRNVTFPIYNHTGQPTYLAGTIGGNFLGERMGMNQLLLEAKAVRLLYYLKTEDGEDSELSKKWLTHFLNQSSNIEKSLASKRIQVVYFTSISRQLELEATLMTVIPLFHLAYLLIILFAILSGYRCDCVQNKMWAATFGVISAALAVVSGFGLMLYIGVPFVIIVANSPFLILGVGVDDMFIMISAWQKTSLMDNIKQRLSSVYSKVAVSITITTITNVLAFYTGIMTSFRSVQYFCIYTGTTLLFCYFYNITCFGAFMALDGKREVVCLRWLKKPETPDQKCSSFKKSCCVPCDSLPDEQETDVHPMNLFFRDYLGPFLTSTESKFFVVLLYILYIISSIYGCFQVQEGLDFRNLASDDSYITPFFNVEEDYFSDYGPRVMVIVTETLDYWDKDARQKLEKCLADLENSKYVDKNVTEFWLREYVQYMENSGQDVNDKNTFINSLPSFLTNFPLFMYDINISSSHEIIASRGFIQTIGVSSSTNKKMMLFQXRSVTEKCEIPLMVYNPAFIYFDQFAAILENTVRNVIVASSAMFIVSLLFIPHPLCSLWVTFAIASVIVGVTGFMAFWNVNLDSISMINLVICIGFSFDFSAHISYAFFSSSKPSVNQKIIEALYLLGYPELQSAVSTVIGVGVLSAAKAYIFRTFFKIMFLVMVFGAAHGLIFIPVFLTFFXRFV